A DNA window from Ignavibacteriales bacterium contains the following coding sequences:
- a CDS encoding tyrosine phenol-lyase, with protein MEKYKKRSWAEPYKIKVVEPLKMTTREERKRALEEAGFNTFLLKSDDVYIDLLTDSGTNAMSDNQWAGMMLGDEAYAGSKNFYHLEEAVRKYYGYKYLVPTHQGRGAEHIISKILIKPGTFVPGNMYFTTTRLHQELAGGKFVDVIIDDAHNPASLHPFKGNVDLNKLDALVKKVGADKIPYITIGVTVNMAGGQPVAMANLKEVRAYCLKQGIRVVLDATRAVENAYFIKVREKGYENNSIAEILHEMCSYSDACTMSGKKDCLTNIGGFLALNEWDVFEEARNMVVVYEGLHTYGGLAGRDMEAMARGIVESVQWDHIRARIGQVEYVGEKLTTLGIPIVLPVGGHAVFLDAKAFLPHLKQIEFPAQTLAAELYLESGIRTMERGIVSAGRNAETGDHFYPKLELVRLTFPRRVYTQAHCDVTVEAVNEVFERKNSISGMKMVYEPKYLRFFQARFEKL; from the coding sequence ATGGAAAAATATAAGAAACGTTCATGGGCAGAACCTTATAAGATAAAAGTTGTTGAACCATTAAAGATGACGACCCGGGAAGAAAGGAAAAGAGCGCTCGAAGAAGCAGGTTTTAACACATTTCTTTTAAAATCGGACGACGTCTACATTGATTTACTTACAGACAGCGGTACGAACGCAATGAGCGACAACCAATGGGCAGGTATGATGCTTGGCGACGAGGCGTACGCAGGTAGTAAAAATTTCTATCATCTCGAAGAAGCGGTGCGAAAATATTATGGCTACAAATATTTAGTGCCAACCCATCAGGGGCGCGGAGCAGAACACATTATTTCAAAGATTCTTATCAAACCTGGAACATTTGTGCCTGGAAATATGTACTTCACAACAACACGTCTTCATCAAGAACTTGCAGGTGGAAAATTTGTAGATGTTATAATCGATGACGCGCATAATCCTGCAAGCCTCCATCCTTTCAAAGGAAATGTCGACCTTAACAAACTTGATGCGCTAGTAAAGAAAGTTGGCGCTGATAAGATTCCATATATTACTATAGGTGTAACAGTTAACATGGCTGGTGGGCAACCAGTTGCAATGGCAAATTTAAAGGAAGTTCGTGCTTATTGTTTGAAGCAAGGTATTCGCGTTGTGTTGGATGCAACGAGGGCAGTTGAAAATGCCTACTTCATTAAAGTGCGGGAAAAAGGGTACGAAAATAATTCCATCGCAGAAATTCTTCACGAGATGTGTTCTTATTCCGATGCTTGTACAATGAGTGGCAAAAAAGATTGCCTTACAAATATCGGCGGATTTTTGGCGCTGAATGAATGGGATGTTTTTGAAGAAGCACGCAATATGGTTGTCGTCTATGAAGGTCTTCATACTTATGGCGGACTTGCAGGTCGTGATATGGAAGCGATGGCGCGGGGGATTGTAGAGTCTGTCCAATGGGACCATATTCGAGCTAGAATTGGTCAGGTGGAATATGTTGGTGAAAAGTTGACTACTCTTGGCATCCCGATTGTGCTCCCTGTTGGAGGACATGCTGTTTTTTTAGATGCGAAAGCATTTCTTCCTCATCTCAAGCAGATCGAATTTCCTGCTCAAACACTTGCGGCCGAACTTTATCTCGAATCAGGAATTCGAACAATGGAACGGGGTATTGTTTCAGCAGGACGGAATGCAGAAACCGGCGATCACTTCTATCCAAAGCTTGAACTCGTTCGCTTAACCTTTCCACGGCGCGTCTATACGCAAGCTCATTGTGATGTAACAGTTGAAGCAGTGAACGAAGTATTTGAACGAAAAAATTCCATATCCGGGATGAAGATGGTGTATGAACCAAAGTATCTGCGGTTTTTTCAAGCGAGGTTTGAGAAGCTGTAG
- a CDS encoding FAD-binding protein gives MITAKTLDKIRSLAGKENFFDSPEHKRVYSYDGTPLVSQLPTAIVRPQTKEQLSALVQLANNEQFALVPRGSGTGLSGGSIPTEDSIVVLTNHWNSIIEIDEKNLATWVEPGVLTAQLQTAVESIGLFYPPDPGSAAISTIGGNVAENAGGLRGLKYGVTKNYVLGMEVVLPNGQILQLGGKSVKDVAGYNLKDFLIGSEGTLGIFTRILLKLIPKPETSSTMLVFFDKLADAGETVADIIASRISPATLEFLDNTTINCVEKYAHLNLPTNIEALLLIELDGHPVVVQEDTEKISILCRKHKASEFKIAQNAEEAMKLRSARKVAFSALARVKPTTILEDATVPRSEMVVMLDRIQSIVRKYGLLFGNFGHAGDGNLHPTCLTDERDSSEIRRAENAFNEIFTEAVKLGGTISGEHGIGLAKRQFLEKLTPPPAIEMMRRIKKSIDPNSVLNPGKIFSLKPHCEGPMPKNAAQIKQYLDAGAFT, from the coding sequence ATGATCACAGCAAAGACATTAGACAAAATCAGGTCGCTTGCCGGCAAAGAGAATTTCTTTGATTCTCCTGAACACAAGAGAGTCTATTCCTATGATGGAACGCCGCTGGTGAGTCAATTACCGACTGCAATCGTACGGCCGCAAACAAAAGAGCAGCTCTCCGCCCTCGTCCAGCTGGCAAATAACGAACAATTCGCTTTGGTACCGCGTGGATCGGGCACAGGCCTGAGCGGTGGTTCAATTCCCACGGAAGATTCCATTGTAGTTCTGACAAATCATTGGAATAGCATTATCGAAATTGATGAGAAAAATCTTGCAACTTGGGTCGAACCAGGTGTTTTGACCGCACAACTACAAACAGCGGTTGAATCAATTGGTTTGTTCTATCCGCCAGATCCGGGAAGTGCTGCGATCTCAACGATCGGCGGTAATGTTGCAGAGAATGCCGGCGGATTGCGCGGTTTGAAATATGGTGTAACAAAGAATTACGTGCTTGGGATGGAAGTTGTTTTACCAAATGGGCAAATACTGCAGCTCGGAGGAAAATCTGTCAAAGATGTTGCCGGATACAATTTGAAAGATTTCTTGATTGGTTCAGAAGGCACTCTCGGGATTTTTACGAGAATTCTTTTGAAACTTATTCCCAAACCCGAGACCTCGAGTACGATGCTTGTTTTTTTTGATAAACTTGCTGATGCCGGAGAAACTGTCGCTGATATCATCGCTTCTCGTATCAGTCCGGCTACGCTGGAATTCTTGGATAACACAACAATCAATTGTGTTGAGAAGTATGCTCATTTGAATCTTCCGACAAACATCGAAGCCTTGTTGTTGATCGAACTCGATGGACATCCCGTCGTCGTTCAAGAGGATACAGAAAAGATTTCTATCTTGTGCAGGAAACATAAGGCCAGTGAGTTTAAGATTGCACAGAATGCTGAAGAAGCCATGAAACTCCGAAGTGCGCGCAAAGTTGCATTTTCCGCCCTTGCTCGGGTCAAGCCAACGACCATTTTGGAAGATGCCACTGTTCCAAGAAGTGAAATGGTAGTGATGCTGGATCGAATACAATCAATTGTCCGGAAATATGGATTGCTGTTTGGTAATTTTGGTCATGCTGGTGATGGGAATTTACACCCGACCTGTTTAACAGACGAGCGAGATTCTTCAGAAATACGCCGTGCCGAAAATGCATTCAATGAGATCTTTACTGAAGCAGTAAAGCTTGGAGGGACGATCAGCGGAGAGCATGGAATCGGTCTGGCGAAACGGCAATTTCTGGAGAAATTGACTCCGCCTCCAGCCATTGAAATGATGCGGCGTATCAAAAAATCTATCGACCCGAATTCTGTACTAAATCCCGGAAAGATATTTTCGCTCAAACCTCATTG